A single window of Phaenicophaeus curvirostris isolate KB17595 chromosome 7, BPBGC_Pcur_1.0, whole genome shotgun sequence DNA harbors:
- the LYPD6B gene encoding ly6/PLAUR domain-containing protein 6B, translating to MLLFCHTLAGAFLPFFIFSGNWVSAENINFYNVRPPLDPTPFPNSFKCFTCDNAVDNYNCNRWAEDRWCPESTRYCLTVHLFTDRGKSTSVTKKCATGEECHFVGCHHHQESGHTECISCCEGMICNVEIPTNHTNAVFAVLHARRTSDGSRRTVNIAVLVSVMMIALS from the exons ATGCTGTTATTCTGTCACACGCTGGCTGGAgcctttctccccttcttcaTCTTTTCAGGAAATTGGGTTTCAGCTGAGAACATCAACTTTTACAATGTGCGACCTCCGCTAGACC CCACTCCATTCCCAAACAGTTTTAAGTGCTTTACCTGTGATAACGCAGTGGACAACTACAACTGCAACAGATGGGCTGAAGATAGATGGTGTCCCGAAA GTACTCGTTACTGTTTGACGGTTCATCTCTTCACAGACCGTGGGAAGAGTACATCAGTCACCAAAAAATGTGCTACTGGAGAAGAATGTCACTTTGTGGGCTGCCACCATCACCAAGAAAGTGGCCACACG GAGTGCATTTCTTGCTGTGAAGGCATGATTTGCAACGTAGAAATACCAACTAACCACACAAATGCAGTATTTGCTGTATTGCACGCCCGGAGAACATCGGATGGCAGCAGGCGGACAGTCAACATTGCAGTGCTTGTATCAGTCATGATGATTGCATTATCATGA